TACTGCAAGCTGCCCGATTAAAAACACGGCCCTTACATTGATATCAAATACTGCATTCCAGTGCTCAACCGAGATATCGAGAAAGTGTTCACGAAAGGCGATTCCGGCATTGTTCACTACAATATCTATCCCCCCGAACCTTTCAAAGGCTCGGGCAACGGATTGTTCCAGCTGTGACACATCGCGAAGATCACATATCTCCACTGCAGCCTTTTCACCATAATCCTTCAAGGTTTCAAGGGCAGTAAGAAGTTCACCTTCACTTCGGTCCAGCAAGACCACCTGAGCGCCTTCTTCCAGAAATCGATGGGCGATTCCGAGTCCAATCCCTCTTGCTGCCCCTGTGACCAGCGCTCTTTTACCAGCCAGCCTCATGTTCATCACTCCCTCGGTTCTTGATCAAAGCACTCCGTATTTATCGTAGACCTGTCGCAAGGTATATCCTTCGAGCAGTTCATCCCGTGTATGATTCTCACGAGTCACTTTATCCATCGCCAATTGGAACACTTCATCGATGATAGCGCCTGGGATCACGACGACTCCATCACGATCACCAAAGATCACATCCCCGGGATGCACCATCACGCCACCGCACAGCACTGGAATGTCATAATCGATAACAATTCCGCGCCCTTGAGAATCCACAGGTTTGGTCCCGGTAGCAAAGACAGGAAAGCCGAGCTCCAGAATTTTGGCAGTATCGCGGATTAACCCATCTACAATCGCTCCGCGGCCGCCCCTCATTTTGGAAGCAGTAGACAGTAGCTCTCCCCACAGTCCGTTCTGCCGCGATTCATTCGTACAGCCGATGACAATCTCGCCGGGCTTGACGCTGTCCACCGCCTCAATCTCCTTCGTGTAAGGATCTTCCGGCAAATGATGAATATCCACAGACAGAATAGTCTTTGCTCTTCCGGCGATGATCCAGGCAGGATCTATCGGGTTAATATTTTCACGCATCACTTGATTACGATAGCCCAATTGATCCAGCGTATCAGAGATTACCGCAGAGTAGAGCTTTTCACACATGCTGTCGAACAATTCCTGATCCTTCATAGGCGGTTCCATCCTCCTCAAAGTTAGGTGCTTACAGCTTCCTCATTTATTTAAGCGCACAGGTTGGCCTGCATGAACAGATTGATAAGCGGTAAGTGCAACCTCTGTGGACCTTAGTCCGTCTACTCCTGAAATCGGCACCTCCACTCCTTCTATAAGCGCCTGTACAAAAGCCTTCAGCATCAGTTCATTCATATCATCACCCCAGAAGGACCAGTTCCCTTTACCAGATGCTCTTCCGTATACATTGTTTTTTTGATTAAAAGCATCAATGGAGATGACACCTTTAGTGCCAATGATTTCTAGGGTCACATCCCCCCATGTCGGGAAGCCGGGATTGCGTGACCAGCTCGGATCGAGCACACCGAACACACCATTCTCAAAAGTTACATGCACCATTCCAGCATCATCAATCGTCCGCTTGCGCTCTGGATCGAACAAGGTATCCGCATAGGCATAGACCTGATCTACGGGAGAACCAGCGAACCAGTTCATTAAATCCATTACATGTACGGTGTGATCTAGTACAGCACCACCCCCTGAGAGAGTTTCCTCAGAGAACCATTTCGGTCCCGGAAAAGAACCACGATTTGTTCCTTTAAATGCAATAATCTCACCAATATCGCCGCGATCCAGCGCTTCTTTGGCTCGCACAACCGGAGTCAGGAAGCGACAAGGAAAGGCTGTCATGAGCTGCACTCCCTCTTCAGAGCAGACCGAAATCATACGTTGCATTTCTTCCACCGACAGACCTAGAGGCTTCTCGCATAGTACATGCTTGCCCGCTCGAGCCGAAGCGATCGTTAGCTCGGCATGATAGACATTCTCTGAGCAAATAATTACGGCATCTATATTCGCATCAGCCAGAAGTTCCTTGTAGTCAGTATAATAGGGTATCGAATGACGTTCTGCGAGCGCTTGTGTCCGCTCCGGCACCTCATCAGCAATTCCACCGACCGTCACTTCAGACATGTGCAGTAAACTTGCCAAATAGTCAAAAGCATGCGCATGCGCGAAACTGATCATGCCAATATTCAAACGGCTCATTAAATATCCCCCTTCGCTTCAAGCTTCACGGGTTTATGGGTCATTGCCGATTGCTGAGCGGCTTCAGCCCAGCGTACAGCTTCCAGTGCATCCTGCGCAGTGACTATCGGCTCTTCACCACTTGTTAGACAGCTTAGAAAATGCTCCAGTTCCAAATAATACGGATCCTTCAGCAGCACACTCGAAGGCGTCTCCACAAATCCCGATGTAGAGCCTGTCGTAATCACCTTGCGAATATGCAGACTTTCGCCATCGCCGGTCCCGCCTGAGATGATTCCTTCCGCATCCGCATATTCAAAGGAGGAATGGAACGACCCGGGATAACCCCAAAATGCTTCAAGCTGTGCAATGGTTCCGTTCTTGAAACGGAAAGTAGCTGAGGCATAATTTATATCTTCCGACTGGTGCTGGAACGCATATACTTCACGGGCCTCACCAAAGGCCCCACGAATGTAATCAATATCGTGAATCATTAAATCCATAATGACGCCACCGCTAAGGAGTGGATCTCGAAACCATTCTTGCACGTTTCCAGGATGCGAACCCGCCCGTTTAGCATGGTATATTCCGCCTTGATCACTCCCAAGCTGCTTTATTCCCTCTGCAAGCTGTCTGTAAGAAGGAAAGAAGCGAACGACATGGCCCACAAACAAACTCACACCGCGTTCGCTACAGTAGCGAATAGCTTCTTCCGCTTCCTGCGAACTGAGTGCGATCGGCTTCTCACAGATTACATGCGCGCCATGATCAGCTGCAATCCGTACCAGTGATACATGTAAATAGGTCGGCACAGCAACACTGACCACCTCTGGCTTCACTTGCTCGAGCATCTCTTGTACGGATGTAAAATAGCTAACACCTACTAAATTTCCTAGCACCTCAGCTGCTTTTTCAACGATATCACATACGGCGACAAGCTCCACTTCAGGCATGGACTTGTAACGATCCGCATGAACAGTTCCCATGCCGCCGCATCCGATTACTGCTGTCCTAATCAATTCACTTCACTCCTTCCAGATTGTGCTCTCCTTTACAGACGAACATCAGTCCCACTTACCCGACTTTCGTTGGCCGCTTCAATGAAGCGAATCAGCTCCAGTGTTAGAGAAGGTCGTATCGGTGGTGCATCTCCTCGTGCCATAGCTATAAAGTTCTTCAGCAATTGCTGATGTCCTGCGTTGTAATTTGCTCCGAGCGCGTTAATTCCGTTACTGCCCCGTTCACGGTGCAGTACAATATAGAAATCAGATCCGCCCGTACGGTTCCCGCGAATTGTCCCGATCCTCCCGTCTTTCCACTGACCGACAACCCATTCTTGCGCATCGCTACAGACGGCACGTACAGAATAACAGCCTTCTCCAAGTGCGGCATATAACATCTCAACAGAGTGTATGCCGTACCAGAACAACCCCGGCTGTGTGGGCTGGAGGTCGAGCGGTCCAGAGCAATCCGCTCCTAGAATAGTCCCTGCGGTATCATCCTTCAAAAGTGCCGCTAACGGTTCGCCAAATCGAACCATGGAGCTGGAGAAAAATGGCGTGCCATACCTCTCCGCCAATTCCACAATCGCCTTCGCATCTTCAGAGGTGACAGCTAACGGCTTATCAATAAATACCGGCTTTCCGTAAGGAGCCAGCACCTCGAACTGTTCCTTGTGAACTCTCCCATCTACAGAAGTCAGCAGGATCGCATGGGATCTCTCCGCAACCTCTGCTATAGAATCGAGCAGTTCAACACCATAGCGTTCCTGCAATTCACCGCTAATCGGCTTCACTCGTGAATAGCTTAGCTCGAAATCAGGAGAACCCGCTGGATAACCGTATTTTAGCTTTCCACCCGGAACATGTAACGGGTGAGTAATATCGTTTAGCAGCGCTGCGAAAATCCTGCTATGTGAGGTGTCCATTCCTACCATACCGATCTGCAGTTCTTCCATTTCAACAACACCTCTTATTCGGTTGACAACCTCATAGCGCGATCCACCTACTTAAGAATTAAACGTTCTTCTCTGAAACGCTCAAGTAATTCCATGTATTCTCTTCCCACTTGTTCGATGCTGTAAGTAGTTCTGGCTTTCTCTTCTCCCAATGACTTCAAGCCTTCTCTCAGGCTGTCCTGCTCCAACAATAGGCTCAATTTGTCCACACATTCCGCTTCATTGCCTGATTCGTATAAGGAAACACTTAACGGACCATCCAATAATTCCGGCAACGCCCCTACCTTCGGGACCACTACCGGACATCTGCAGGCCATCGCTTCCAGTACAGTCATGCCAAAAGATTCATTCATTGAGGTACTAACATATAACCCACCACTCTGTGCAACTGATGAATAATAGCTATGCATCTCATCGTAACCCACTTTGGGAATCCACTTAAAATGCTTAATCCCCTGCTGCTCTACCTTTACCATTAGCTGTTTCTTAATCTCTTCGGGAGCTGTGTACCCCCCAACAAGCATGAATCGCAGCTCTGGCATCTTAGCATTCAGCTTTCCAGCAATGTTCAAATAGGACGACCAGTTCTTGTGATCATCCAGTTTACCCACCCACATAATCGTGGCAGGATCCTGCTCAGTACCCGCTTCGTATCGAAACAAATCGGTATCCAGGCAATTATTAATATGATAAGCACCCACTATGCCGATGCTGTCCAAATAATCCTTCATGTAAGCGGATGGAGTGATCACATAGTGAAAAGGCAGACTATCTTTCGTTGCGGCCAGCTTCTGCAGGGGTTCGGAATAGGTGGTATGTACCTCATGAATAATAACCTTTCCCTCCTGTACAGGCCCAAGCGCTTCATACAGTTCGTAAGTATCAATCGTAATAATGACATCGAAATCATAGGCTTCCATGTAGCTCTTAATTTCATCAACCGTCCCCAGAATTCGGACATGCTCATATCCTTCAAAAGCGCTCGCCCCACCATAATCCTCTAGAAAGGCAAAATGCACTTCCAAGCGGTGCCTCAAAAATTTAAGTCTATTCGCAAGTTGAGTGGTTACCCCACCCAGAATACAGAATTTATAAAAATATAAGATTCTCATACTCCCTCCACCCTTCGCCAAGGATAGTGCAGACCTGACTAGCGCATTCGATACAACGCTGTAGTTCTTGCAAAATACAGATCACCCTCACGGTCCATCGTCAGCAGCCGTGCATCGTCATCCAACACCTTAAGCTCCTCACTCAGCACATCAAACTTGAACAAACGATTTATCGACACGCCGTACAATACACCATCCTTGTAAAGCAGTTCATTACCACTACGCCAAAAATGAGTCACTGTCTCCCAATCCATCTTAAACAATGAATAAGTCTTCACAATTTGCTTCAGCTGAGGATCGAACTGAAATAACCGCCCTGCCGTCAAGCCCCATAGCTGCCCTACATCATCCAAAACTAAAGCAGAAATAGCCCGTTCCCCTTGCACCGGAATTCCTTCCCATACTTTGCAGCGACTTTGCATATCCCAAATCATTAGAGATGCATCCTGACGCTGAGGAGCAATCCCAAGTCCACCCCAAACAGACCCACCAGCGAACAACAAGTGATCTCGACTAGCCAAGGACACTACACTCTGCTGCGGCAAAAGATTTCTGAACACCTCATGCGTTCCGCTCGCAGGATGGTACAACGTGAGCGCACCTCCATGCCGTCCATAGGAAGGAACCGTGCCAATGGCCAACTCATCTCCTGCCCAAGCCCAAGCAAAAGGGCGGTCCTGCTCCTCTTCCTGTAGGGAAAAGAGTAGCTTTGGATTCTCACCTGGCTTCCATTCTTCGTACGGGTCGTATTTGAAAATATTCGCTCGCGGATATACACCTAGATAAAGACATTTCCTCCCAGCAAGCATACCTTCCGTCTGGCCAATGCCCCGATATGAAATGATCTCGTCGGTTATCGGGTCGAATCTGGCTAGCCCACCTGCGAAATACCCTCCGATATAAAGAGCATCATCAGGCCCGCTGGTCATGGACTGCAAATGGACCGATTGGCCTTGCAGCTCGAAGTCCTTAATCATATGTCGATCCGTCGCCGGATCGTAAATCCAGCACCTCCCGTCCCTGTACACACCGGTTAAGCATCGGCCATTGGAATTTAGAGGATGATTCTGGAGCCAACCATAATCTCCCGCAGGCTCAGGCATAGCTAATGAGGTAACGAATAAGCTTCCTGTCCGGATATCATAGCGCTGTAAATAGTCATCTTTAATGAAATACACATTTCCCTGCTCATCAGGAGGTGAAATACTAAGTCCACTCACATGATCTAGAATGTTGCCCCACTCCTGCTGTTCCAGATCATAAATGTACAACCGTGCAGATGGTGTGATTCGAGCAAATAGCTGACCATGAATGATATTCAAGTCATAAACCAGCTGCTCGCCTCGACATTCATCTGGTAGCGCAATTTCCGAGCGGCCTCCCGTCTCCGTATCCAGTACTACAATATGCGGAGATTGAGTACCCACACCCACATAGAGCATGCCGTTCCACGCTTCCATTGATCTAGCATACTGTTCTCCACTCACCATGGCGCCGTAATCTCTAAACACTCCTGTCGCTGGATCATACTGGAACACTTTCCCTCCAGGATAACATCCCCCATAGATCCTGCCTTGCTCATCCGCCGCCAATCGCCACGTATAGAATTCGCCGGGAATCATCTCACCCAGGTTCTCCACACCAGCTTCATGAGTGTACCTGTACAAAATGCCACTTCCCCCGATATACACCCCACTTGCTGTTAAGACTACCCCCCAGCAATGATCCGAGCCTTCCAGCTCGTAGCGTTCCACCGCTTTTTTCCCGCTGGGGTCTAGCACAAACAAGATACACGGACTTCCGGAAGAAACCGCGTATATCCAATCTACTCCTTGCCATGTTCCATAAGCCGAGGCCCAAACCGCCAAACCATTCAGTGGCTCACCGATCCGCAGTGCCTTCATCTGCTCCCGCCTTCTTTTGTCAGTCTTTCCTTCACCTTCGGTTCTGCCACTGAGACTGCCGCAGGATACGCTAATACCGCTCCCAACAGATCCACTGGGTCCTCGGCATAACGCCGAAAGGCCTCTTCACAGCGTTCGACTGGGAATATCGCACTAATCAATGGCTTCACCTGAATGTCCCCTTCGGAGATCAACCGAATGTATTCAGCCATATTTCGCCCTTCCGTCCACCGCACGTAGCCGTAAGGGTAGTCAACCCCCTGCCGCTCATAGATAGGATCATATCGTCCGGGACCTCCAGCTCTAGAAATCAGAACTTGAGCTTCCTTGCCGAACATCAGATCACGAGAGAAATCCGGCTTAATATCTCCGACCAACAGTACCTTGCCGCGGTCCCGTACCCACTCCAGTGCTTGATCAATAAGGTCACCAGTTTTGCCGCCTGCACATACGATGACTGCATCTGCACCCATGTCTCCCGTCAGGTTAGCAAGATGCTCCTTTACCTTCTCGGGGCTAGTAGCGATATGTCTAATTCCCAGGGTCTCGGCCACCTCGCAGCGCTCTGCAAGCAAATCATAGACGATCACTCGACAGCCTGCCGCCTTAGCGATCTGCGCAATTAACTGTCCAAGAATTCCGGCACCGATCAACACAATTGTCTCCCCGAACTGGGGTGCAACCTGCCTTACCGCATGGACTGCAATGGCTCCAAGCCCTACTGTCGACGCTTCCTCCGAGCTGATATGGTCAGGAATGGGCACCATCAGATGCTGTGGCATCAACAGCCATTCCGCATGCTTCGCATACGGTCCGCCATAGCAAGCTACCCGCGTTCCTTCCGGCCAGTGCTCCATTCCTTTCCCACGCGTGCGGATTACACCGGCTGCACTGTATCCAAGTACAATCTGTTGCGTACGGTGCAGACCATTCATCATCATTTCCGTTCCGGGGCTAATCGCCGAATATTCAGTCTGGACTAGTACAAATCCATCTTCAATGACTGGTGTCAGAACATCCGACATGCGAATCTGTCCTTCCTGAGATATTACCGCCTTCATATGTCTTCTCCTCCCGACTGCTTCAGAAACAATTCTGTCTCATGCAATGTCTTCTCTATGGCTGTTACTCCTTCAGCGCACCGATCATTACGCCTTTTACGAAATATTTCTGCAAAAATGGATAGATCATCAGAATCGGCACAGTAGCAATGATAATCGTAGCGAATTTAATAGATTCACTAATACGAAACACTTCATCTTGGGTAACGCCAGCCAGCATATTTTGCGCAGAGGATTGAATCAGGATTTCCCTCAAAATCAATTGAAGCGGGAATAAATTCCGATCCTGTAAATAAATCATAGCTGAGAACCAGCTGTTCCAGTGGCCTACCGCATAGAAGAGGGTCATAACCGCCAGAACCGGCATGGAGAGCGGAAGCACGATCCGCAGCAGAATTCTGAAATCATGTGCGCCGTCTATTTTGGCAGATTCAATC
This window of the Paenibacillus sp. FSL R10-2734 genome carries:
- a CDS encoding RraA family protein — protein: MKDQELFDSMCEKLYSAVISDTLDQLGYRNQVMRENINPIDPAWIIAGRAKTILSVDIHHLPEDPYTKEIEAVDSVKPGEIVIGCTNESRQNGLWGELLSTASKMRGGRGAIVDGLIRDTAKILELGFPVFATGTKPVDSQGRGIVIDYDIPVLCGGVMVHPGDVIFGDRDGVVVIPGAIIDEVFQLAMDKVTRENHTRDELLEGYTLRQVYDKYGVL
- a CDS encoding Gfo/Idh/MocA family oxidoreductase, with protein sequence MSRLNIGMISFAHAHAFDYLASLLHMSEVTVGGIADEVPERTQALAERHSIPYYTDYKELLADANIDAVIICSENVYHAELTIASARAGKHVLCEKPLGLSVEEMQRMISVCSEEGVQLMTAFPCRFLTPVVRAKEALDRGDIGEIIAFKGTNRGSFPGPKWFSEETLSGGGAVLDHTVHVMDLMNWFAGSPVDQVYAYADTLFDPERKRTIDDAGMVHVTFENGVFGVLDPSWSRNPGFPTWGDVTLEIIGTKGVISIDAFNQKNNVYGRASGKGNWSFWGDDMNELMLKAFVQALIEGVEVPISGVDGLRSTEVALTAYQSVHAGQPVRLNK
- a CDS encoding Gfo/Idh/MocA family oxidoreductase; this translates as MIRTAVIGCGGMGTVHADRYKSMPEVELVAVCDIVEKAAEVLGNLVGVSYFTSVQEMLEQVKPEVVSVAVPTYLHVSLVRIAADHGAHVICEKPIALSSQEAEEAIRYCSERGVSLFVGHVVRFFPSYRQLAEGIKQLGSDQGGIYHAKRAGSHPGNVQEWFRDPLLSGGVIMDLMIHDIDYIRGAFGEAREVYAFQHQSEDINYASATFRFKNGTIAQLEAFWGYPGSFHSSFEYADAEGIISGGTGDGESLHIRKVITTGSTSGFVETPSSVLLKDPYYLELEHFLSCLTSGEEPIVTAQDALEAVRWAEAAQQSAMTHKPVKLEAKGDI
- a CDS encoding Gfo/Idh/MocA family oxidoreductase yields the protein MEELQIGMVGMDTSHSRIFAALLNDITHPLHVPGGKLKYGYPAGSPDFELSYSRVKPISGELQERYGVELLDSIAEVAERSHAILLTSVDGRVHKEQFEVLAPYGKPVFIDKPLAVTSEDAKAIVELAERYGTPFFSSSMVRFGEPLAALLKDDTAGTILGADCSGPLDLQPTQPGLFWYGIHSVEMLYAALGEGCYSVRAVCSDAQEWVVGQWKDGRIGTIRGNRTGGSDFYIVLHRERGSNGINALGANYNAGHQQLLKNFIAMARGDAPPIRPSLTLELIRFIEAANESRVSGTDVRL
- a CDS encoding glycosyltransferase family 4 protein, with product MRILYFYKFCILGGVTTQLANRLKFLRHRLEVHFAFLEDYGGASAFEGYEHVRILGTVDEIKSYMEAYDFDVIITIDTYELYEALGPVQEGKVIIHEVHTTYSEPLQKLAATKDSLPFHYVITPSAYMKDYLDSIGIVGAYHINNCLDTDLFRYEAGTEQDPATIMWVGKLDDHKNWSSYLNIAGKLNAKMPELRFMLVGGYTAPEEIKKQLMVKVEQQGIKHFKWIPKVGYDEMHSYYSSVAQSGGLYVSTSMNESFGMTVLEAMACRCPVVVPKVGALPELLDGPLSVSLYESGNEAECVDKLSLLLEQDSLREGLKSLGEEKARTTYSIEQVGREYMELLERFREERLILK
- a CDS encoding WD40 repeat domain-containing protein gives rise to the protein MKALRIGEPLNGLAVWASAYGTWQGVDWIYAVSSGSPCILFVLDPSGKKAVERYELEGSDHCWGVVLTASGVYIGGSGILYRYTHEAGVENLGEMIPGEFYTWRLAADEQGRIYGGCYPGGKVFQYDPATGVFRDYGAMVSGEQYARSMEAWNGMLYVGVGTQSPHIVVLDTETGGRSEIALPDECRGEQLVYDLNIIHGQLFARITPSARLYIYDLEQQEWGNILDHVSGLSISPPDEQGNVYFIKDDYLQRYDIRTGSLFVTSLAMPEPAGDYGWLQNHPLNSNGRCLTGVYRDGRCWIYDPATDRHMIKDFELQGQSVHLQSMTSGPDDALYIGGYFAGGLARFDPITDEIISYRGIGQTEGMLAGRKCLYLGVYPRANIFKYDPYEEWKPGENPKLLFSLQEEEQDRPFAWAWAGDELAIGTVPSYGRHGGALTLYHPASGTHEVFRNLLPQQSVVSLASRDHLLFAGGSVWGGLGIAPQRQDASLMIWDMQSRCKVWEGIPVQGERAISALVLDDVGQLWGLTAGRLFQFDPQLKQIVKTYSLFKMDWETVTHFWRSGNELLYKDGVLYGVSINRLFKFDVLSEELKVLDDDARLLTMDREGDLYFARTTALYRMR
- a CDS encoding zinc-binding alcohol dehydrogenase, which produces MKAVISQEGQIRMSDVLTPVIEDGFVLVQTEYSAISPGTEMMMNGLHRTQQIVLGYSAAGVIRTRGKGMEHWPEGTRVACYGGPYAKHAEWLLMPQHLMVPIPDHISSEEASTVGLGAIAVHAVRQVAPQFGETIVLIGAGILGQLIAQIAKAAGCRVIVYDLLAERCEVAETLGIRHIATSPEKVKEHLANLTGDMGADAVIVCAGGKTGDLIDQALEWVRDRGKVLLVGDIKPDFSRDLMFGKEAQVLISRAGGPGRYDPIYERQGVDYPYGYVRWTEGRNMAEYIRLISEGDIQVKPLISAIFPVERCEEAFRRYAEDPVDLLGAVLAYPAAVSVAEPKVKERLTKEGGSR